The Chthoniobacterales bacterium region AATGTCTCTTCTCCAGAGGCGATCAATCGGTCCCGTTCCGCAAGAGCCTCTCCATGCCACTCGGGCGAGACTACTTCTGAAGCAGTCGTGGCAAGATTTTGCCACAATGCCTCCATGAGGCGCAGCTTGTCGGACGTGGTCATCTCTTGGAGGTCAATCATCGCGGACATGGTTAAAGACACAGCAGCGATCGTGAGGAACTCAATTTTTATTGCCGAACGACCGGCATCAGGCGCCGAGCGGAGCGAGATTGGCTGCGCGCGATCGTTCGGA contains the following coding sequences:
- a CDS encoding acyl-protein synthetase — encoded protein: MSAMIDLQEMTTSDKLRLMEALWQNLATTASEVVSPEWHGEALAERDRLIASGEETFIDWETAKKQLREELQ